From the Primulina tabacum isolate GXHZ01 chromosome 3, ASM2559414v2, whole genome shotgun sequence genome, one window contains:
- the LOC142539203 gene encoding superoxide dismutase [Cu-Zn], chloroplastic-like, whose amino-acid sequence MAAHTVLSSARSVHHFLLFPVPSKTNNSSSLPLHSSFQGVALKTDVRPLFSPSAAAAVLKPLAVVASSKKAVAVLKGTSSVEGVVTLSQESDGPTTVKVRVTGLAPGKHGFHLHEFGDTTNGCISTGPHFNPKGLTHGAPEDEVRHAGDLGNIVANAEGVAEATIVDAQIPLSGTNSVVGRAFVVHELEDDLGKGGHELSLSTGNAGGRLACGVVGLTLL is encoded by the exons ATGGCCGCACACACCGTCCTCTCCTCCGCCCGATCAGTCCACCATTTTCTTCTCTTTCCTGTTCCCTCCAAAACCAACAATTCTTCATCACTCCCTCTTCATTCTTCCTTCCAAGGCGTCGCTCTTAAAACCGACGTCCGTCCATTATTTTCTCCCTCTGCCGCCGCGGCAGTTCTGAAGCCGCTTGCAGTCGTAGCTTCCTCCAAGAAAGCTGTTGCCGTTCTCAAAGGGACCTCCTCTGTTGAAGGCGTAGTCACTCTCTCCCAAGAAAGCGATG gTCCTACTACAGTCAAAGTTCGTGTGACTGGACTTGCACCAGGGAAACATGGCTTTCATCTG CACGAGTTTGGTGACACTACAAATGGATGTATATCAACAG GACCACATTTTAATCCAAAAGGTTTGACACATGGAGCTCCTGAGGATGAAGTTCGACATGCGGGCGACCTGGGAAACATAGTTGCTAATGCTGAAG GCGTGGCAGAAGCGACAATAGTGGATGCTCAG ATACCATTGAGTGGTACAAACTCTGTGGTTGGAAGGGCCTTCGTGGTTCATGAGCTTGAGGATGATCTTGGAAAAG GTGGTCATGAACTTAGCCTCAGCACCGGCAATGCTGGTGGGCGTTTGGCATGTG GTGTTGTTGGCTTAACTCTCCTGTAA